From one Paenibacillus sp. FSL K6-1330 genomic stretch:
- a CDS encoding DUF5693 family protein encodes MVQNWKRWNTAARKWLWILVVLGVAAALPVGYDRLQTESTSKNVELVFDYRDLLDVAVYQSKPQDFVSEQLDRLKDAGVISMALYESTLDELVKSRRISVYDGQQVADLTGTTVSPNENFTYVSFLNEESATLIKPIIEEAYTRLGIPVRSWQFERGVDGLVLETPRSNAVIKPLSPDPITIGMLREKGFNIVPRLSDSLPYDQAYMEKLMSYFAENGVKRILFEGDSAKGFNDNADMKSLDSFGELLNQHGIGLVAIENIKRPQKGFTKLAYLTDYNVTRIYSLSERDANLEPEVIGDRFALASKDRNIRMFYLNAEPSRDMTKASVTHPLDNLIDSLTGSGQAIKQIEDNGFTMGPAEPFKVTDSSLQRYFKLGAVVGAVALIALMISYYIPFLTIAAFLIGLLGSAGLYVLKPTLLEQALALLAAISAPTVAVILAIRKVNETQQSIPDMSSGRRVTHSIVLLVKTTILSLAAVPIVVALLNNVTYMLVLDQFRGVNLLAAAPIGLIAIYVVLYRGGSTYNSILKLLKTPISLTWVIAAGIVAIVGWYYLTRTGNAGNVSSIEMTFRTFLENTFGVRPRNKEFLLAHPMMVLGVFLSFKYRHAVYLLIIGVMGQLSMVGTFTHIHTPLYISAIRVVLGLGLGLIIGLIAILVWQVAERIWKRWSPLLKQ; translated from the coding sequence GTGGTTCAGAATTGGAAACGCTGGAACACAGCAGCCCGCAAGTGGCTGTGGATTCTGGTTGTTCTTGGCGTTGCAGCGGCCCTGCCGGTAGGTTATGACCGACTGCAAACAGAATCAACATCAAAGAACGTCGAGTTGGTGTTTGATTATCGGGATTTGTTGGATGTCGCGGTATATCAATCTAAGCCGCAGGATTTTGTATCCGAGCAGCTGGATCGCCTGAAAGACGCTGGCGTAATCAGTATGGCGCTATATGAAAGCACGCTGGACGAGCTGGTGAAATCGCGGCGAATATCGGTATATGACGGGCAGCAGGTCGCCGATCTGACAGGTACGACGGTCTCGCCGAACGAGAATTTTACGTACGTTTCGTTCCTGAACGAGGAAAGCGCGACTTTAATTAAACCCATTATCGAAGAAGCCTACACAAGGTTGGGCATTCCGGTAAGATCTTGGCAGTTCGAGCGTGGAGTGGATGGATTGGTGTTGGAAACTCCGCGATCCAATGCGGTCATCAAACCGTTGTCTCCAGACCCGATTACCATTGGCATGCTGCGAGAGAAGGGCTTTAACATTGTGCCGCGTCTGTCGGACAGTCTTCCCTATGACCAGGCCTATATGGAGAAGCTGATGTCCTACTTCGCGGAAAACGGTGTAAAACGAATTTTGTTTGAAGGTGATTCCGCCAAAGGCTTCAACGATAATGCCGACATGAAAAGCTTGGATTCCTTTGGTGAACTTTTGAACCAACATGGTATTGGCCTCGTGGCGATTGAGAATATCAAGCGCCCGCAAAAAGGATTTACGAAGCTAGCCTATTTAACAGATTACAATGTAACCCGTATTTATTCCTTAAGTGAGCGGGATGCTAATCTGGAGCCTGAGGTTATTGGAGACCGTTTTGCTCTGGCTTCCAAAGACCGTAACATTCGAATGTTCTATTTAAACGCAGAGCCAAGCCGGGATATGACCAAAGCGTCTGTTACCCACCCGCTGGATAATCTGATTGACAGTTTGACAGGTTCGGGTCAGGCCATTAAGCAGATAGAGGACAATGGTTTCACCATGGGTCCAGCAGAGCCGTTTAAGGTAACCGACTCTTCCTTGCAGCGTTACTTCAAGCTTGGGGCTGTCGTCGGAGCTGTAGCTCTGATTGCGCTCATGATTTCCTATTACATTCCGTTCCTTACGATTGCCGCTTTCCTGATCGGGCTTTTGGGCAGTGCGGGATTATATGTTCTGAAACCGACATTACTTGAACAGGCCTTAGCTCTATTAGCTGCAATCAGTGCTCCAACGGTTGCCGTCATTCTGGCCATTCGCAAAGTCAATGAAACGCAGCAGAGCATACCGGACATGAGTTCTGGCAGAAGAGTGACCCATTCGATCGTATTATTGGTAAAGACTACGATCTTGTCGCTCGCAGCTGTACCGATCGTTGTAGCGTTATTGAATAATGTGACCTATATGCTCGTTCTGGACCAGTTCCGCGGCGTGAATTTGCTGGCTGCGGCACCGATTGGGCTCATTGCAATCTACGTAGTACTGTACCGCGGTGGATCGACTTATAACTCAATCCTGAAATTGCTTAAAACACCGATCTCACTGACATGGGTCATCGCAGCCGGTATTGTAGCTATCGTTGGTTGGTACTATCTCACACGTACAGGTAATGCAGGCAATGTGTCCTCGATCGAAATGACATTCCGTACATTCCTGGAAAATACGTTTGGCGTACGTCCGCGTAACAAGGAGTTCTTGCTGGCCCATCCAATGATGGTGCTTGGCGTCTTCCTGTCATTTAAATACCGTCATGCCGTTTACCTGCTCATTATTGGTGTGATGGGGCAGTTGTCGATGGTCGGAACATTTACGCATATTCACACGCCACTCTATATTTCGGCTATTCGCGTTGTACTGGGTCTTGGACTCGGCTTAATTATCGGATTGATCGCGATATTGGTATGGCAAGTGGCAGAAAGGATCTGGAAACGATGGTCTCCACTTCTAAAACAATAG
- the spoIIID gene encoding sporulation transcriptional regulator SpoIIID, translating into MHDYIKERTIKIGRCIVETRHTVRTIAKEFGVSKSTVHKDLTERLPEINPDLADQVKHILEYHKSIRHLRGGEATKIKYKKTGSNREPVATAKS; encoded by the coding sequence GTGCACGATTACATCAAAGAGCGGACCATTAAGATCGGACGCTGTATCGTGGAAACGAGGCATACGGTTCGAACTATAGCCAAAGAATTTGGCGTGTCGAAGAGCACGGTGCATAAGGACTTAACCGAACGTCTGCCGGAGATCAACCCGGACCTGGCGGATCAGGTGAAGCACATTCTCGAATACCACAAATCCATCCGCCATTTGAGAGGCGGAGAAGCTACCAAGATCAAGTACAAAAAAACCGGCAGCAACCGTGAACCGGTGGCCACGGCGAAATCCTGA
- a CDS encoding M23 family metallopeptidase, whose amino-acid sequence MNEQNKNSKPHEETPKTVQGDSAVPSSSWKKALSKRWVFPAAYLAAAAIILTLVWVYQDASQKTLKPQGEETSVSGSVQGSEKPAATEGNDGEAVEVTANAQSMIWPVADDVAVSIVKPYFDETNPETHQEAMVQYNDTFTPNLGIDLAAADDTMFEVRAALTGKVTRVENHPVNGNVVEITSGDTKTVYQSLNEVKVKEGAEVKQGDSIATAGRSELEKDLGNHVHFEVYEGGKLVNPVSVLPQK is encoded by the coding sequence ATGAATGAACAGAACAAAAATAGTAAACCCCACGAAGAAACTCCTAAAACTGTGCAAGGAGATTCGGCGGTACCGTCATCTTCGTGGAAGAAAGCATTATCCAAACGGTGGGTGTTCCCGGCAGCATACTTAGCAGCAGCGGCAATTATACTAACCCTCGTGTGGGTCTACCAGGACGCCAGCCAAAAAACGCTGAAGCCACAAGGGGAAGAAACAAGTGTATCGGGATCGGTACAAGGATCAGAGAAACCTGCTGCAACGGAAGGCAATGATGGAGAAGCTGTAGAAGTGACGGCCAATGCGCAATCAATGATCTGGCCGGTAGCCGATGACGTGGCAGTCAGCATCGTCAAGCCTTACTTTGATGAGACGAACCCAGAAACGCATCAAGAGGCGATGGTGCAATACAATGACACCTTCACGCCGAATCTGGGAATCGACTTGGCCGCTGCAGATGACACGATGTTTGAAGTTCGTGCCGCACTGACAGGTAAAGTGACCCGGGTTGAGAATCATCCAGTTAACGGCAACGTCGTGGAGATTACGTCGGGTGATACGAAAACCGTGTACCAAAGCTTGAACGAAGTGAAAGTGAAGGAAGGCGCTGAAGTGAAGCAGGGCGATTCCATCGCGACTGCAGGACGCAGTGAGCTTGAGAAGGATCTCGGCAACCATGTGCACTTCGAAGTGTACGAGGGCGGGAAACTGGTCAACCCTGTGAGCGTGCTTCCGCAAAAATAA
- a CDS encoding flagellar hook-basal body protein codes for MNNSMISAMVSMNALQQRLDVIADNIANVNTAGYKKKEASFEDVLTQVQRHHKDFDRTGRATPLGYTLGYGMRLSSVVQNMEQGAMKETGSPFDLMIDGQAMFAVQGDGEIGYTREGGFHVSPDARNPNNLLLVNSQGYPVLDVNNKPISLPAKGKVAINEKGQIIVETPTGRTAPYATLKLVELERPEGLVAVGDNLFVVGNGLAEGDVFDLTPAAPGEPLKSKVLSGFMEQSNVNLTDEMTKMMEVQRAYQLTARALSSSDTMMNLANTMRG; via the coding sequence ATGAACAACTCGATGATTAGCGCCATGGTGTCGATGAATGCCCTTCAGCAGCGGTTGGATGTCATTGCGGACAATATAGCAAACGTCAATACGGCTGGTTATAAAAAAAAGGAGGCTTCCTTTGAAGATGTGCTGACACAGGTTCAGCGGCATCACAAGGATTTCGACCGGACAGGCCGTGCGACACCGCTTGGCTATACACTCGGGTATGGCATGAGACTATCTTCCGTTGTGCAGAACATGGAGCAGGGAGCCATGAAGGAAACCGGAAGTCCGTTTGATCTGATGATTGATGGACAAGCCATGTTTGCCGTTCAGGGAGATGGCGAGATTGGATATACCCGCGAAGGCGGATTCCATGTATCTCCGGATGCCCGTAACCCTAACAACCTGCTGCTGGTCAATTCACAAGGCTATCCTGTACTTGACGTGAACAATAAGCCAATCTCGCTTCCGGCCAAAGGGAAAGTTGCCATTAACGAGAAAGGGCAGATTATCGTGGAGACCCCCACAGGTCGTACGGCTCCTTATGCAACCTTGAAGCTGGTCGAGCTTGAGCGTCCGGAAGGTTTGGTCGCTGTCGGCGATAACCTGTTTGTCGTAGGAAACGGTTTGGCGGAAGGCGATGTGTTCGATTTGACACCGGCGGCTCCAGGCGAGCCTCTTAAATCGAAGGTACTGTCCGGATTTATGGAACAATCGAATGTCAATTTGACCGACGAGATGACCAAGATGATGGAAGTTCAGCGGGCCTACCAGCTGACAGCACGTGCGCTTAGTTCAAGCGATACCATGATGAACCTTGCCAACACAATGCGAGGGTAG
- a CDS encoding flagellar hook-basal body protein, whose product MLRGLYTAASGMMTQEQRHNTVTQNIANVNTTGYKATNSVQRSFPEVLVSMIGGNDSANAGRKLGKFNTGVYAEESISLYTEGALRETGKTTDFALVSSFTVQNPATGQAYPFDASGRYVDENGEVIYRPEGFFTVQNESGDIRYTRNGSFRVSPNGSLLSDGGYQVLDNNNRPIVLTGSASNFTVNEQGEIMDAEGNGTGIILGVSIVSEPHGLIREGHGVFRMADPDGEVRFMARGDNGVIRQGFIEGSNVDPTQSMVELTAALRAYETNQKIVQYYDRTLEKAVNEIGRV is encoded by the coding sequence TTGTTAAGAGGTCTATATACAGCAGCTTCGGGGATGATGACCCAGGAGCAGCGACATAATACGGTGACGCAGAACATTGCCAACGTCAACACGACAGGCTACAAGGCAACGAACAGCGTACAGCGTTCATTCCCCGAAGTGCTTGTCTCCATGATCGGCGGCAATGATTCGGCGAATGCGGGACGGAAGCTGGGCAAGTTCAACACTGGTGTTTACGCTGAGGAGAGCATATCGCTTTATACCGAAGGCGCGCTCCGGGAAACGGGCAAGACAACAGACTTTGCGCTGGTGTCCTCTTTTACGGTACAGAATCCGGCAACAGGCCAAGCTTATCCGTTTGATGCTTCCGGCAGATACGTGGATGAGAACGGCGAGGTGATTTACCGGCCGGAAGGTTTTTTCACTGTTCAGAATGAGAGCGGAGATATCCGTTACACCCGTAACGGCAGCTTCCGGGTTAGCCCGAATGGCAGCCTCTTGAGCGATGGTGGCTATCAGGTTCTGGATAACAATAACAGACCGATTGTATTGACAGGCTCGGCGAGTAACTTTACAGTGAATGAGCAAGGAGAAATCATGGACGCAGAAGGCAATGGGACAGGCATCATTCTCGGAGTCAGCATCGTGAGCGAGCCTCATGGACTGATTCGTGAAGGTCACGGCGTGTTCCGTATGGCCGATCCGGACGGGGAAGTGCGTTTTATGGCACGCGGTGATAACGGAGTCATCCGTCAGGGATTTATTGAGGGGTCCAACGTGGACCCAACGCAATCGATGGTAGAATTGACAGCTGCGCTGCGCGCGTATGAAACGAACCAAAAAATTGTTCAGTATTACGACAGAACGCTGGAGAAGGCGGTCAATGAGATCGGCCGAGTCTAA
- the spoIID gene encoding stage II sporulation protein D: protein MKDSKVRVNLSTAGKKRAIDPKDVLREENPQSYQVPSEGSAAPVLKWDFPGELEKKAGSTEEHSYESKQDKKDIEEGPHGHGSPGRAPDAFGESGHGPRAAHTPPPGRPAGVPAHSATPDPGGPAAMPQGPHPAAEPQRFAQAATGRVPRGGRTFRVRPARWGRRGFAARRPATGRRRVRVHPAVWAVAVLLALALALPLLVVAPGNNAPEPLPPGPAPLPSAEPQAAEEPTVSVYVTKTDTVEELPLEQYLVGVLAAEMPAEFQLEALKAQAIAARTYIVQRLASRDRSGVPDGKAVVTDTVSHQAYIAQDELTKEWQRLGKETELAKLQQAVKETAGVVMTYEGQPITASFFSTSNGYTENSEDYWKNEIPYLRSVESPWDKQISPKYKTTITMPRSEFIGKLGLTDGAVPVSAGGDGGASFLKVLSYTQGHRIESVRVGGKKFTGREVREKLGLRSSQFTLHMKDGEMEITTYGNGHGVGMSQYGAEGMAREGYEAKEILEHYYTNISFDKTSNLLSFNTSSKNRSFSTEKVE from the coding sequence ATGAAAGATTCGAAGGTTCGGGTAAATCTGAGCACAGCAGGAAAAAAACGAGCGATCGATCCAAAAGATGTTCTGAGAGAAGAAAATCCTCAATCATACCAGGTGCCATCCGAAGGATCGGCTGCTCCCGTATTGAAGTGGGATTTTCCCGGTGAACTTGAGAAAAAAGCCGGATCAACTGAAGAACATAGTTATGAATCGAAACAGGATAAAAAGGATATAGAGGAAGGGCCTCACGGGCACGGCAGCCCGGGGAGAGCGCCGGACGCCTTCGGCGAGTCCGGCCACGGCCCGCGGGCGGCCCATACGCCGCCGCCCGGCCGCCCCGCTGGCGTGCCTGCGCACAGCGCCACGCCAGACCCCGGCGGGCCAGCGGCGATGCCGCAGGGCCCGCATCCCGCGGCCGAGCCGCAGCGCTTCGCGCAGGCGGCAACGGGCCGCGTGCCGCGCGGCGGCCGCACGTTCCGTGTGCGGCCTGCGCGCTGGGGGCGCCGCGGCTTTGCCGCGCGGCGCCCGGCCACCGGAAGGCGGCGGGTGCGGGTGCACCCCGCCGTCTGGGCCGTGGCGGTGCTACTGGCCTTGGCGCTGGCGCTGCCTCTGCTGGTGGTTGCCCCCGGCAACAACGCACCAGAGCCGCTGCCGCCCGGGCCGGCCCCGCTGCCTTCCGCCGAGCCGCAGGCGGCGGAAGAGCCCACGGTATCCGTCTATGTAACCAAGACGGATACCGTGGAGGAGCTGCCGCTGGAACAATATCTCGTCGGCGTCCTGGCCGCCGAGATGCCGGCCGAGTTCCAGCTGGAGGCACTTAAGGCCCAGGCCATTGCGGCACGGACCTATATCGTGCAGCGGCTTGCGTCCAGGGACCGCAGCGGCGTGCCGGACGGCAAGGCCGTGGTGACCGATACGGTCAGTCACCAGGCTTATATTGCCCAAGACGAACTTACGAAGGAATGGCAGCGGCTAGGGAAAGAAACAGAGCTGGCGAAGCTCCAGCAAGCGGTGAAGGAAACGGCAGGAGTGGTGATGACGTATGAGGGTCAACCGATTACAGCTTCTTTTTTCTCCACCAGTAACGGGTATACCGAAAATTCAGAGGATTATTGGAAGAACGAGATTCCCTATCTGCGAAGTGTGGAGAGTCCATGGGATAAACAGATTTCACCGAAGTACAAGACAACAATCACGATGCCCCGTTCGGAATTCATAGGAAAGCTCGGCCTGACGGATGGAGCCGTACCGGTATCGGCAGGCGGGGATGGGGGGGCTTCTTTTTTGAAAGTACTCTCGTATACGCAAGGTCATCGAATTGAGAGCGTACGGGTTGGCGGCAAGAAGTTCACCGGTCGCGAGGTGAGAGAGAAGCTGGGGCTTCGGTCCAGCCAATTCACCCTTCATATGAAAGACGGCGAGATGGAGATAACGACCTACGGCAATGGCCACGGCGTGGGCATGAGCCAATACGGAGCAGAGGGCATGGCCCGCGAAGGATATGAAGCGAAAGAGATTCTGGAGCACTATTATACGAATATTTCTTTTGACAAAACTTCAAATCTTCTCTCTTTTAATACAAGTTCAAAAAATCGGTCTTTCAGCACCGAGAAGGTTGAATAA
- the fabZ gene encoding 3-hydroxyacyl-ACP dehydratase FabZ has protein sequence MLNIKQIQEIIPHRPPFLLVDKIVEIEDGKRAVGIKNVTINEPFFVGHFPEYAVMPGVLIVEALAQVGAVAILNVESNRGKLGFLAGIDGFRFRGQVVPGDTLRLEVEITRLKGMIGKGKATATVDGRVVAEGEIMFALADKE, from the coding sequence ATGTTAAACATCAAACAGATTCAAGAAATTATTCCCCATCGCCCCCCATTTTTGCTGGTCGATAAGATTGTGGAGATTGAGGACGGCAAACGAGCGGTTGGCATTAAGAATGTGACGATCAATGAACCTTTTTTTGTCGGGCATTTCCCTGAATATGCGGTTATGCCGGGAGTCCTGATTGTAGAAGCTTTGGCGCAAGTCGGCGCTGTCGCGATTCTCAATGTAGAGAGCAACCGGGGAAAGCTTGGCTTCTTGGCGGGCATTGACGGTTTCCGTTTCCGTGGGCAAGTAGTACCGGGAGATACGCTGCGGCTGGAAGTCGAGATCACTCGCTTGAAGGGCATGATTGGTAAAGGGAAAGCAACCGCGACGGTGGATGGACGTGTAGTTGCCGAGGGAGAGATTATGTTTGCTCTCGCGGATAAGGAGTAA
- a CDS encoding DNA-directed RNA polymerase subunit beta, with amino-acid sequence MSEAKANKRSKTSGWKIAVRIMIPVLLVLALFGGMVFGYVVLGDQELSEVFEWGTWKHVFDLIFAP; translated from the coding sequence ATGAGTGAAGCAAAAGCCAATAAACGTTCCAAGACATCCGGATGGAAAATCGCTGTCCGTATCATGATTCCTGTATTGCTCGTATTGGCATTATTCGGAGGCATGGTCTTCGGATATGTTGTCCTCGGCGATCAGGAGCTCAGTGAAGTGTTTGAATGGGGCACATGGAAGCATGTTTTTGATTTGATTTTCGCACCGTGA
- a CDS encoding rod shape-determining protein, translated as MLSKDIGIDLGTANVLIHVKGKGVVLDEPSVVTIETDAKRVLAVGEEARRMIGRTPGNIIAIRPLRDGVIADFEITEAMLKYFIDRVGARSWHSRPRILICAPTNITSVEQKAIREAAERSGARDVFLEEEPKAAAIGAGMDIFQPSGNMVVDIGGGTTDVAVLSMGDVVTASSIKMAGDKFDEAIIKYVKQKYKLLIGERTAEDLKMAIGTVRPGGRQAEMDIRGRDMVSGLPFTVTVSSAEVQEALWDPVSSIVLAAKSVLERTPPELSADIIDRGVILTGGGALLHGLDELLTDELRVPVLVAEDPMHCVVKGTGIMLDNLDKVVKKKF; from the coding sequence ATGTTGAGCAAGGATATTGGAATCGATCTCGGAACGGCGAACGTGCTCATTCACGTAAAGGGGAAGGGGGTAGTGTTAGACGAACCTTCCGTTGTCACTATTGAGACCGACGCCAAACGAGTCCTTGCCGTCGGTGAGGAAGCACGGCGCATGATCGGGCGCACTCCCGGCAACATTATTGCGATCCGCCCGCTGAGGGACGGGGTCATCGCCGACTTCGAAATAACGGAAGCAATGCTGAAGTACTTTATTGATCGCGTGGGCGCGCGCAGTTGGCACAGCCGGCCCCGAATCCTCATCTGTGCTCCGACGAACATTACTTCGGTAGAGCAGAAGGCGATCCGGGAAGCGGCTGAGCGCAGCGGCGCAAGGGATGTGTTCCTGGAAGAAGAACCGAAGGCAGCGGCAATTGGCGCAGGGATGGATATTTTCCAACCGAGCGGTAACATGGTTGTGGACATCGGGGGCGGCACCACGGATGTGGCCGTCCTGTCCATGGGCGATGTCGTCACCGCTTCTTCGATTAAAATGGCAGGGGACAAGTTCGACGAGGCGATTATAAAGTACGTGAAGCAAAAATATAAATTACTGATCGGGGAACGGACGGCAGAAGATTTGAAGATGGCGATCGGAACAGTTCGTCCAGGCGGTAGACAAGCTGAGATGGATATTCGCGGACGCGATATGGTATCGGGACTTCCGTTTACCGTAACGGTGTCCTCAGCCGAAGTGCAGGAAGCCCTGTGGGATCCGGTGTCATCGATCGTACTCGCAGCCAAATCCGTATTGGAGCGGACGCCGCCGGAGCTGTCGGCGGACATTATCGATCGCGGCGTCATATTGACCGGCGGTGGCGCACTGCTTCATGGTTTGGACGAGCTGTTGACCGACGAACTGCGGGTGCCGGTGCTTGTTGCGGAGGATCCGATGCACTGTGTGGTTAAGGGAACGGGAATTATGCTGGATAATTTGGACAAGGTCGTAAAGAAAAAGTTCTAA
- a CDS encoding phospho-sugar mutase — translation MSEMSQRTIDTLQRWLNDPYVDEETKQELRSLEHDTKELEERFYRDLEFGTGGLRGVIGAGSNRINKYTVGRATQGFAQYILEAHGTAEGKPSVVIAHDSRHFSPEFALEAALVLAGNGIVAKLYPSLRSTPQLSFSVRHLGATGGIVITASHNPPEYNGYKVYNREGGQLVPHEAENVIARIQEVDSFSAVKRLSQADAEAQGLLVWLGEAEDQAFVDTVTNVSVNRELIASKLGEDFKIVFTPLHGTGQAPVERVLKSIGFKHIHVVPEQAEPDGNFSTVKSPNPEEREAFTLAMKLGEEVGADILIGTDPDADRMGAVVKNSQGEYVVLTGNQSGAIMIHYLLGQLKEAGKLPNNGAVIKTIVTSEMGAAIAEHYGATVLNTLTGFKYIGEKMTQFEESGSHTYLFGYEESYGYLAGKYARDKDAVLASMLICEAAAYYKAQGKTLYDVLQELYEQFGYFLETLESRTLKGKDGVAQIQAKMSDWRDNPPGEVGDVSVKQVLDYAEGLGGLPKENVLKYLLEDGSWFCLRPSGTEPKIKVYFAVRGESLADAKRKIQSLSDQVMARVDA, via the coding sequence ATGTCAGAGATGAGTCAGAGAACAATCGATACGCTGCAACGTTGGCTGAATGATCCTTATGTAGATGAGGAGACGAAACAGGAACTGCGTTCACTCGAGCACGATACCAAAGAGCTGGAGGAACGGTTTTATCGTGATCTGGAATTTGGAACGGGTGGTCTGCGCGGCGTCATTGGTGCAGGCAGCAACCGGATTAATAAATATACGGTAGGTCGCGCAACACAAGGCTTTGCCCAATATATTTTGGAGGCTCATGGCACAGCGGAGGGAAAGCCTTCTGTTGTCATTGCCCATGATTCCCGGCATTTCTCACCGGAATTCGCGTTAGAGGCTGCTTTGGTTCTGGCCGGAAACGGGATTGTAGCGAAGCTGTATCCTTCCTTGCGTTCAACGCCGCAATTGTCATTCAGCGTGCGTCACTTGGGTGCTACCGGAGGGATTGTTATCACGGCAAGCCATAATCCGCCGGAATACAATGGTTATAAGGTGTACAACCGTGAAGGCGGCCAGTTGGTACCGCACGAAGCAGAGAACGTGATTGCCCGGATACAGGAGGTCGATTCCTTCTCCGCGGTCAAGAGGCTGTCTCAGGCTGATGCAGAGGCTCAAGGTCTGCTGGTTTGGCTGGGCGAAGCGGAGGACCAGGCTTTTGTGGATACGGTGACGAATGTCAGCGTGAATCGGGAACTTATCGCATCCAAGCTTGGCGAGGATTTCAAAATCGTATTTACGCCGCTCCATGGAACAGGGCAAGCACCCGTAGAGCGTGTGCTTAAAAGCATCGGCTTTAAGCATATTCATGTTGTTCCGGAGCAAGCCGAGCCGGATGGAAACTTCTCCACCGTTAAATCTCCAAATCCTGAGGAGCGGGAAGCTTTCACACTGGCGATGAAGCTTGGTGAGGAAGTCGGAGCTGACATTTTGATCGGGACGGATCCGGATGCGGATCGCATGGGGGCTGTCGTGAAGAATAGCCAGGGCGAATACGTCGTGCTGACAGGCAATCAATCCGGCGCAATTATGATCCACTATTTGCTGGGTCAATTGAAGGAAGCGGGTAAGCTGCCTAATAATGGTGCGGTTATCAAGACGATCGTAACGAGTGAGATGGGAGCGGCGATTGCCGAGCATTATGGTGCCACCGTCTTGAATACATTGACGGGCTTCAAATACATTGGTGAGAAAATGACCCAGTTCGAGGAGTCTGGCAGTCATACGTATCTGTTTGGTTATGAGGAGAGTTACGGCTATTTGGCTGGAAAGTATGCCCGCGACAAGGATGCGGTATTGGCCTCGATGCTGATATGCGAAGCAGCCGCCTATTATAAAGCACAAGGCAAGACCTTGTACGATGTGCTGCAGGAGCTGTATGAGCAATTCGGTTATTTCCTCGAGACACTGGAATCCCGGACGCTCAAGGGTAAGGATGGCGTCGCCCAGATTCAAGCGAAGATGTCTGATTGGCGCGACAATCCACCTGGGGAAGTCGGAGACGTGTCGGTTAAGCAGGTGCTTGATTATGCGGAAGGCCTGGGCGGATTGCCAAAGGAAAATGTGTTGAAGTATTTGCTTGAAGACGGATCTTGGTTCTGCCTGAGACCTTCCGGTACCGAGCCGAAGATCAAAGTGTATTTTGCCGTGCGCGGCGAATCCCTCGCCGATGCGAAGCGCAAAATTCAATCGCTCTCGGATCAAGTCATGGCCCGGGTAGACGCTTAA